A stretch of the Methylacidiphilum caldifontis genome encodes the following:
- the ftsY gene encoding signal recognition particle-docking protein FtsY: MSFWRNLVGKFVSLVGPKEQIDWEALLIESDMGINLSQKLYALLDKEGLLGKAELAERRIKNELLHILQNHKAPLPVGKPGVILLVGVNGGGKTTTAAKLAYRFKTEGKKVFFAACDTFRAAATEQLKIWAEKLDVPMVSGKEGADAASVAFRAFVQASEAQADYLIVDTAGRQANKKNLMMELGKLKRTLEKVSAQTPLFILLVVDGTSGSNILVQAKEFNEALGLSGMIMTKLDSSSKGGMVAAVKYELGIPTYFIGRGENLESLEEFNPEGFVEEFFS, encoded by the coding sequence ATGTCTTTTTGGAGAAATTTAGTTGGAAAATTTGTTAGTCTTGTTGGACCCAAGGAGCAAATCGACTGGGAAGCTCTTTTGATTGAATCTGACATGGGAATAAATCTTTCCCAGAAACTCTATGCTCTATTGGATAAAGAGGGACTACTTGGAAAAGCTGAGCTAGCCGAAAGAAGGATTAAAAACGAACTCTTGCATATCCTTCAGAACCATAAGGCTCCTTTACCTGTAGGCAAGCCTGGGGTTATCCTCCTTGTGGGAGTCAATGGGGGGGGAAAGACGACTACAGCCGCAAAGCTTGCCTATAGGTTCAAAACCGAAGGCAAGAAGGTTTTTTTTGCTGCTTGTGATACCTTCAGAGCGGCGGCTACTGAACAGCTTAAAATCTGGGCAGAAAAGTTGGATGTTCCCATGGTTTCAGGAAAGGAAGGTGCAGATGCTGCCAGCGTTGCTTTTAGAGCTTTTGTTCAAGCCTCGGAGGCCCAGGCTGATTATTTGATTGTCGACACGGCGGGAAGACAAGCGAACAAGAAAAACTTGATGATGGAACTAGGAAAACTCAAAAGAACATTGGAAAAAGTTTCAGCTCAAACCCCTCTTTTTATTTTACTTGTTGTTGATGGGACTTCGGGCAGTAACATTCTGGTTCAAGCCAAAGAGTTCAACGAGGCTCTTGGTCTTTCGGGGATGATCATGACCAAGCTTGATAGTTCTTCTAAAGGTGGCATGGTGGCTGCTGTTAAATATGAACTGGGTATCCCGACCTATTTTATTGGTCGGGGTGAAAATCTTGAATCTTTAGAAGAGTTCAATCCGGAGGGATTTGTTGAAGAATTCTTTTCCTGA
- a CDS encoding ComF family protein, with protein MAKGTQSFLALVYPPAELPDLPIVSLDPPFCFRCSKPFQQGLVYSHYCNNCIAYPRAFLFARSGFVFCGLVRKVIHWVKYDQKYHLIPLLEEWLEKAYRKYIGGWPCHGVVPVPIHPIQFRQRGFNIAEELAQFLSKHQKLAYLPALKRIKPTEQQSALTFMERTLNLKGAFKLKRGFDLKGKNLLIIDDIITTTATVHECAVMLKNWGGAKEIAVLTIARS; from the coding sequence ATGGCAAAAGGAACGCAGAGTTTTCTTGCTCTAGTCTATCCTCCAGCTGAACTACCCGATCTGCCCATCGTTTCTCTCGATCCTCCCTTCTGTTTCCGTTGCTCTAAACCCTTTCAACAGGGGTTAGTTTACTCCCACTACTGTAATAATTGCATCGCTTATCCAAGGGCTTTTCTCTTTGCAAGATCGGGATTCGTTTTCTGCGGTCTTGTCCGCAAAGTGATCCATTGGGTCAAATATGATCAAAAATATCATTTGATCCCCCTGCTCGAAGAATGGTTGGAGAAAGCTTACCGGAAATATATCGGAGGATGGCCTTGTCATGGGGTTGTTCCGGTTCCCATCCATCCCATCCAGTTCAGGCAAAGAGGGTTTAACATTGCTGAAGAACTGGCCCAATTTCTTAGCAAACATCAAAAACTGGCTTATCTTCCCGCTTTAAAAAGAATAAAACCAACCGAGCAACAATCAGCCCTTACATTCATGGAGAGAACTCTAAACCTTAAAGGAGCTTTTAAGCTGAAAAGGGGTTTTGACTTGAAGGGCAAAAACCTGTTAATTATAGACGACATTATTACTACAACGGCAACTGTCCACGAATGTGCTGTTATGCTTAAAAATTGGGGTGGGGCAAAAGAAATAGCGGTTTTGACCATTGCCCGGAGCTAA
- a CDS encoding CPBP family intramembrane glutamic endopeptidase, with product MFVLLILILFSFLLSAALSPISYFLLSPYFGHFSFLRLYHRLVEVLLLGSILIFRKKLGLFHWSDIGFKKPFFKALFYGIGLSILITVGSVAIEPAIFEKKPTFPCPTFVLPTEIIKILFKAASVAIIEEILMRGILLGVISRSTGDIPALFLSSALYSFSHFLNVQPNNFSDITPLPYSGFLLLQTMVKPFFDLEWFSIKGLVLFLLGLILGVVYIKDKNLWRAIGVHGGIVFFVHIQCWIDPERWLGDPKEALLLAFFCTILWIFWLNSSGRWQKERRVFLL from the coding sequence GTGTTTGTTCTATTGATCCTTATTCTTTTTTCTTTCCTGCTCTCGGCAGCCTTAAGTCCAATCAGTTATTTTTTACTCAGTCCTTACTTCGGACACTTTTCTTTCCTTCGTTTGTATCACCGCCTTGTTGAAGTCTTGCTGCTGGGCTCGATTTTGATTTTCAGGAAAAAACTAGGACTTTTTCACTGGTCTGACATAGGGTTTAAAAAACCTTTCTTTAAAGCCCTTTTTTATGGCATCGGCTTATCCATACTCATTACGGTGGGTTCTGTGGCTATAGAACCAGCAATTTTTGAGAAAAAACCCACTTTTCCCTGTCCAACGTTTGTTTTGCCAACTGAAATTATCAAAATTTTATTCAAAGCGGCTTCAGTCGCTATAATTGAAGAAATATTAATGAGAGGTATCCTTTTAGGAGTTATTTCGAGATCCACTGGAGATATCCCCGCCCTTTTTTTGAGTTCGGCCCTGTATTCTTTTTCTCATTTTTTGAACGTCCAACCCAACAATTTTTCCGACATCACCCCTCTTCCCTATAGTGGTTTTCTTTTATTACAGACAATGGTTAAACCCTTCTTTGATCTCGAATGGTTTTCTATAAAAGGATTGGTGTTGTTTTTGCTTGGCCTGATTCTTGGAGTTGTTTATATAAAGGATAAAAACTTATGGAGAGCAATCGGAGTTCATGGCGGGATAGTTTTTTTCGTCCATATTCAATGCTGGATAGATCCCGAGCGATGGTTAGGCGATCCTAAGGAAGCCCTGCTGCTGGCTTTCTTTTGTACCATTTTATGGATATTCTGGTTAAATTCCTCTGGGAGATGGCAAAAGGAACGCAGAGTTTTCTTGCTCTAG
- a CDS encoding phosphate-starvation-inducible PsiE family protein — protein MQKVLLYFFRMAVAVAFNLIIFLLLVGLGVEIVRSVWELTPGLTKNATAWSFRDLVGRILSLVVILELLRAFVEYFQFDRIRLHVLLEAGAAFVLRELMLSLLDEKISGLNVLIWSLAVIVLVLGRTIALMFPPILWSTSKRSLTESPQKEQERKD, from the coding sequence ATGCAAAAGGTTCTTCTCTATTTTTTTCGTATGGCGGTTGCTGTGGCCTTTAACCTGATCATTTTTCTTCTTCTTGTCGGCTTAGGAGTAGAAATAGTGCGCAGTGTTTGGGAACTTACACCTGGATTAACAAAAAATGCAACGGCCTGGAGCTTTAGAGATCTTGTAGGCCGCATTCTTTCCCTAGTCGTTATCCTTGAGCTTTTGCGTGCTTTTGTTGAATATTTCCAATTCGATCGTATCAGGCTTCATGTTCTATTAGAGGCGGGAGCAGCCTTTGTGCTTAGAGAATTGATGCTTTCACTTCTTGATGAAAAGATCTCCGGTCTGAACGTCTTGATATGGAGCCTTGCGGTCATCGTTCTTGTTTTAGGCCGCACTATTGCCCTGATGTTCCCTCCCATACTCTGGTCTACATCCAAGCGCTCCCTCACAGAATCCCCTCAGAAAGAACAGGAAAGAAAAGATTAA
- the accD gene encoding acetyl-CoA carboxylase, carboxyltransferase subunit beta, producing the protein MINKENKPQIPSGEKMLDIPEGLWTKCPGCNRFLYTKELELNQSVCQYCQHHFPIKATERIGYIADRDSFIEHDQNLYSIDILGFDGEKSYQERLDYYRNKTALNEAVVCGSCTLGSIPISLCVMDFSFLGGSMGSVVGEKITRAIERSLSSKIPLIIICASGGARMYEGMFSLMQMAKTAAALHRLSQARIPYISILTNPTMAGVIASFASLGDIILAEPKAMIGFAGSRVIKETTQQDLPPGFQTAEFLLEKGLIDKIVHRKELRSTLKQLLYFLK; encoded by the coding sequence ATGATTAACAAGGAAAACAAGCCCCAAATTCCATCGGGAGAAAAAATGCTGGATATCCCAGAAGGATTATGGACCAAATGCCCCGGTTGTAACCGTTTCCTCTATACAAAAGAACTGGAGCTGAATCAATCAGTCTGTCAGTACTGTCAACACCATTTTCCCATCAAGGCTACTGAACGCATCGGCTATATTGCTGACAGGGATAGTTTCATCGAACACGACCAGAATTTATATTCTATCGATATCCTCGGATTCGATGGGGAAAAAAGCTATCAAGAACGGCTCGATTATTACCGTAATAAAACTGCACTGAATGAAGCGGTTGTCTGTGGAAGTTGTACCCTTGGATCTATCCCCATTTCACTCTGTGTCATGGATTTCAGTTTTCTTGGGGGAAGCATGGGCAGTGTTGTTGGAGAGAAAATAACCCGGGCAATTGAAAGATCACTCAGCTCAAAAATTCCCCTCATCATTATTTGCGCTTCTGGAGGAGCACGGATGTATGAAGGAATGTTCAGTCTCATGCAGATGGCTAAAACTGCTGCAGCCTTACACCGACTATCCCAAGCCCGGATCCCTTATATATCTATCTTAACCAATCCCACTATGGCTGGGGTCATCGCTAGCTTTGCTTCACTGGGAGATATAATCCTTGCTGAACCTAAAGCGATGATCGGGTTTGCAGGAAGTCGAGTGATCAAAGAAACAACGCAACAAGATCTTCCTCCAGGATTTCAAACGGCAGAATTCCTGTTAGAAAAAGGTCTTATCGACAAGATCGTCCATAGGAAGGAACTTCGGTCAACCCTTAAACAACTCCTCTATTTTTTAAAGTAA
- a CDS encoding acetyl-CoA carboxylase carboxyltransferase subunit alpha, with translation MSNGYLEFEKPIIDLQQRLEFIKNDKTLSAEELKKQQSILEEELKQTQKAIYSNLSPWQKVQIARHPKRPYFLDYINRIGTGFFELNGDRLFRNDLSIIGGFVSIDDIKVMAIGQMKGRTLKENLSRNFGCPMPEGYRKALRLMKLAEKFRLPIITFIDTAGAYPGIGSEERHVGAAIANNLMEMFGLTVPIISVVIGEGGSGGALGIGVADKVLMMEHAYYSVISPEGCAAILWKDKKYAPQAASYLKLTAQELLQFNIIDQIIPEPPGGAHWDWDAAAKMLKDHLLSSLTALLDVNPQQLLENRYLRYRTIGQWVEKNRE, from the coding sequence ATGTCTAACGGTTATCTAGAATTCGAAAAACCTATAATCGATCTTCAGCAACGCTTGGAGTTCATAAAAAACGACAAAACGCTTTCTGCTGAAGAATTAAAAAAGCAACAGAGCATCCTTGAAGAAGAACTGAAACAAACCCAAAAAGCTATTTATTCCAACCTGTCTCCTTGGCAGAAAGTTCAGATTGCCCGTCACCCCAAAAGACCCTACTTTTTGGACTATATCAATAGGATAGGAACCGGCTTTTTCGAGCTTAATGGAGACCGGCTCTTCAGAAACGATCTTTCGATCATAGGGGGATTTGTCAGCATTGACGACATAAAAGTCATGGCTATTGGCCAGATGAAAGGCAGAACATTAAAAGAAAACCTATCAAGGAATTTTGGTTGCCCTATGCCCGAAGGTTATCGAAAGGCCTTGAGACTGATGAAACTGGCTGAAAAGTTCCGTCTTCCCATTATTACATTTATAGACACCGCTGGAGCTTATCCAGGTATCGGTTCAGAAGAAAGACACGTTGGTGCAGCCATAGCCAATAATCTTATGGAAATGTTCGGTTTGACTGTCCCTATCATTTCGGTTGTGATCGGAGAAGGAGGAAGTGGTGGAGCATTGGGCATTGGGGTTGCAGATAAGGTTTTAATGATGGAACATGCCTACTATTCGGTCATATCCCCCGAAGGGTGTGCAGCCATTTTGTGGAAAGACAAAAAATATGCTCCACAGGCAGCTTCTTATCTGAAGTTAACGGCACAGGAACTGCTTCAGTTTAATATCATTGACCAGATTATTCCCGAACCTCCTGGTGGTGCTCACTGGGATTGGGATGCTGCGGCTAAAATGCTCAAAGACCACTTGCTTTCAAGCTTAACCGCCTTGTTGGATGTCAATCCTCAACAACTGTTAGAAAACCGCTATCTTCGATACCGAACCATTGGTCAATGGGTTGAAAAAAATCGAGAATAA
- the ribD gene encoding bifunctional diaminohydroxyphosphoribosylaminopyrimidine deaminase/5-amino-6-(5-phosphoribosylamino)uracil reductase RibD, giving the protein MKNSFPEDRYWMKEALKCALLGEGLTNPNPAVGAVLVKNGELIGKGYHSRAGAAHAEIEAIEDAKKRGISVCGSTLYVTLEPCNSWGKTPPCTQYIIREKIGRVVAGSPDPNPKNNPRAVEVLPSMGISFSWELLDEALFLNRGFYHRVLTGKPWVIAKIAMAIDGSLSAGVGDERWISGLPARTLAHKLRMVADGILIGAQTARVDNPQLTIRLVDKRYKVQPWRVILSLSGKLPRDLTLFRDAFKERTLVCVRMPMEMVLKELGSREVSILLVEGGAAVLHEMLKEGCVHEISFFLSAVIIGKQPLDVNPYSPANLSFPFALVKPSWEKLGEDIYCHGLLEKGSKFLESIRIEYASKG; this is encoded by the coding sequence TTGAAGAATTCTTTTCCTGAAGATCGTTATTGGATGAAGGAAGCCTTGAAATGCGCTCTTTTAGGGGAAGGATTGACAAATCCCAATCCTGCCGTTGGGGCTGTACTGGTCAAAAATGGAGAGCTCATCGGAAAGGGCTATCACAGCAGAGCAGGAGCGGCCCATGCGGAGATCGAGGCGATCGAAGATGCAAAAAAAAGAGGCATATCGGTTTGCGGATCAACCTTGTATGTTACTCTTGAACCCTGCAACAGTTGGGGAAAAACGCCCCCATGTACCCAGTACATTATTAGGGAAAAGATCGGTCGTGTAGTGGCTGGATCCCCTGATCCTAACCCCAAAAACAATCCGAGAGCTGTTGAAGTCCTGCCTTCTATGGGGATCAGTTTTTCATGGGAACTCCTTGATGAAGCCCTTTTTCTTAATCGGGGGTTTTATCATAGGGTTTTGACAGGAAAACCCTGGGTGATCGCCAAGATCGCTATGGCTATAGATGGTAGCCTTTCTGCAGGAGTGGGAGATGAAAGATGGATTTCAGGCCTTCCCGCACGCACCTTAGCCCATAAGCTAAGGATGGTTGCCGATGGCATCTTGATTGGAGCGCAGACGGCAAGAGTAGATAACCCCCAGTTAACCATACGGCTCGTAGACAAACGGTATAAAGTCCAACCGTGGAGGGTGATCCTTAGTCTTTCAGGAAAGTTACCCAGAGATTTAACCCTATTTAGAGATGCTTTTAAAGAAAGGACTTTGGTGTGTGTGAGGATGCCCATGGAGATGGTGCTCAAGGAGTTGGGCTCAAGAGAGGTGAGTATTTTACTCGTGGAAGGGGGAGCAGCCGTTCTGCACGAAATGCTTAAAGAAGGATGTGTTCATGAGATTTCTTTTTTCCTTTCAGCTGTAATCATCGGTAAACAACCCCTGGATGTTAACCCGTACAGTCCTGCCAACCTTTCTTTTCCTTTTGCATTAGTCAAGCCCTCATGGGAAAAATTGGGTGAGGACATTTATTGTCATGGACTTTTAGAAAAAGGATCCAAGTTTCTTGAAAGCATTCGGATAGAGTATGCCAGCAAAGGATAA
- the nusB gene encoding transcription antitermination factor NusB, translated as MISRRKIRERIVQFLYQWEMSKGIGFEEMLRHFWDFSQFDQKEDRQQVEQWLKAIAQHKEEIEKKINSYVKNWSVDRLALVDKCILIMGIYEIFYRKDIPPAVSINESVEIAKKYSTEESGKFVNGILDSVLKDSGRKAWVSCP; from the coding sequence ATGATAAGCAGGCGAAAAATTAGAGAAAGGATAGTTCAGTTCCTTTACCAATGGGAGATGAGTAAAGGCATTGGGTTTGAAGAAATGCTTAGGCATTTCTGGGATTTTTCCCAATTCGATCAAAAAGAAGATAGGCAGCAAGTAGAACAATGGCTTAAGGCTATTGCCCAGCATAAAGAAGAGATTGAAAAAAAGATTAACAGTTATGTAAAGAACTGGAGTGTGGATAGACTTGCCCTGGTTGATAAATGTATTCTTATCATGGGCATCTATGAGATCTTTTATAGAAAAGACATTCCTCCAGCTGTGAGTATCAACGAGTCGGTTGAAATTGCAAAGAAATATAGCACGGAAGAATCGGGCAAATTTGTCAATGGCATTCTTGACTCGGTTCTCAAGGATTCGGGAAGGAAAGCTTGGGTGTCATGTCCTTAA
- the hpt gene encoding hypoxanthine phosphoribosyltransferase translates to MSGFVDRRCVGTHYRIGRVLLTQQSIQKRVAELSIEIRKEYRKKPFMILGLLNGALFFVADLLRNLPLRTEVEFLQVKSYSGTSSRGYVQGLELIDKTRVASKHILVIDDILDTGLTLSTVREELYNAGASAVEFCVLLRKKKEGQKAIEPKWIGFEIPDEFVVGYGLDFEGMFRALKSIRSFSVNKENGGHIVSS, encoded by the coding sequence ATGAGTGGTTTTGTAGATCGTCGTTGCGTTGGAACTCATTATAGGATAGGCAGGGTACTGCTTACCCAACAAAGTATACAGAAGAGAGTTGCCGAACTTTCCATAGAAATTCGGAAAGAATACCGCAAAAAACCTTTTATGATCTTGGGTCTTTTAAATGGAGCCCTTTTTTTTGTAGCTGATCTTTTGAGAAACTTACCTTTAAGAACAGAGGTCGAGTTCTTGCAAGTTAAAAGTTATTCTGGAACTTCTTCTCGAGGATATGTCCAAGGCCTGGAGTTGATAGATAAAACAAGGGTAGCCTCCAAGCATATTCTGGTCATCGATGATATCCTTGATACGGGCTTAACATTATCGACCGTAAGGGAGGAACTTTACAATGCGGGAGCAAGTGCTGTTGAATTTTGTGTGCTTCTGAGAAAAAAGAAAGAGGGTCAAAAAGCGATCGAACCGAAGTGGATAGGATTTGAAATTCCTGATGAATTTGTCGTGGGTTATGGCTTAGATTTTGAGGGGATGTTCAGAGCTTTGAAATCTATTCGTTCTTTTTCTGTTAATAAGGAGAATGGAGGACATATTGTGAGCAGTTAA
- a CDS encoding serine hydroxymethyltransferase, whose protein sequence is MKNILFVCTGNICRSPMAKGLFESLIQGNKDIQVDSAGIGAVSGLPPSPHAIEVMAEIGIDISHIRSKPVNSELIRKADFIFCMSYSHLDSLLLLYPDAGDKIFLLLEFAQDLPIMAREIPDPIGGSIELYKLCRDQMRQVMPKILSFVLNSSPSQPEFSLSEGKSLDRNNLRVFLGSDPNGAELKNACRAILFRWQIPLEDIEVENPMDISAIIERMALELLETPFSTGILFSKHGIEMEIAANKIPQIRAVRVSSLTDIQIARNELNCNVLCLGSRYIRAEDLPPILEAWLETFYEKLSHKQNTLKTEPLTYPSMHIPYQSSTALSLVDPKIFFLIKKEAQRQKQNLELIASENFASPAVMEAQGSCLTNKYAEGYPGRRWYGGCENVDEIESLAIERAKELFKAEHVNVQPHSGSQANMAVYFAMLKPFETIMSMDLSHGGHLTHGFKMNFSGRFYNVIHYGVSPKDERIDYDSLETAVKEHRPRMLVAGASAYPVIIDFPRLKAIADSVGAYLMVDMAHIAGLVATGLHPSPIPYADFVTTTTHKTLRGPRGGVIFCKAKYAKEIDSQIFPGIQGGPLVHVIAAKAVCFHEALQDSFVEYQKQVLKNAKALAEGMKKNGYRLIAGGTENHLMLVDLRPMGITGKEAQDILDRVGITVNKNTLPFDTIPPYQGGGIRIGSPAVTTRGMKENEMFDIASWIHQALTHRNDPQTLEKIRQSVLELTSSFPLPFDK, encoded by the coding sequence ATGAAAAATATTTTGTTTGTATGTACCGGTAACATCTGCAGGAGTCCTATGGCTAAAGGGCTTTTTGAGTCTTTGATCCAAGGTAATAAGGATATCCAGGTTGATTCTGCCGGTATTGGAGCAGTTAGTGGCCTTCCTCCAAGTCCACATGCCATAGAAGTGATGGCTGAAATAGGCATAGACATCTCTCACATACGGAGTAAGCCCGTCAATTCAGAATTAATTAGGAAAGCTGATTTCATTTTTTGCATGAGTTATTCTCATCTCGACTCCCTTCTTCTCCTTTATCCCGATGCTGGAGACAAGATATTTCTCCTTCTTGAATTTGCCCAGGACTTACCGATTATGGCAAGAGAAATTCCCGATCCCATAGGCGGCTCCATTGAACTTTACAAGCTTTGCCGGGATCAGATGAGACAGGTCATGCCCAAAATTTTATCTTTTGTGTTGAATTCTTCCCCTTCCCAACCCGAATTCTCCCTTTCTGAAGGGAAAAGCCTGGATAGAAATAATCTTCGTGTATTTCTTGGCTCTGATCCGAACGGAGCTGAGCTCAAAAACGCTTGTCGAGCTATCCTTTTCCGATGGCAGATTCCCTTGGAAGATATCGAGGTCGAGAATCCCATGGATATCTCTGCAATAATCGAAAGAATGGCCCTTGAACTTCTTGAAACCCCTTTTTCTACCGGTATCCTCTTTTCTAAACATGGCATAGAAATGGAAATCGCTGCCAATAAAATTCCTCAAATCCGGGCAGTTCGTGTCTCTTCTTTAACTGATATTCAGATTGCAAGAAATGAATTAAACTGTAATGTTTTATGCCTGGGAAGCCGGTATATCAGGGCAGAAGATCTTCCCCCAATTTTGGAAGCTTGGCTTGAAACTTTTTATGAAAAGTTGTCTCATAAACAAAATACTTTAAAAACCGAACCATTAACCTATCCTTCTATGCACATTCCTTATCAATCTTCTACGGCTTTATCTTTGGTTGATCCAAAAATCTTTTTTTTGATTAAAAAAGAAGCACAAAGACAAAAACAAAATCTGGAACTGATCGCTTCTGAAAATTTTGCCAGTCCTGCGGTAATGGAAGCCCAGGGCAGTTGTCTGACCAACAAATATGCCGAAGGTTACCCAGGCCGCCGATGGTATGGAGGATGCGAAAATGTCGACGAAATTGAATCGCTGGCCATAGAAAGGGCAAAGGAACTTTTCAAAGCTGAGCATGTTAATGTTCAGCCCCATTCAGGTTCCCAAGCTAATATGGCAGTTTACTTTGCGATGCTCAAGCCCTTCGAGACCATCATGAGCATGGACCTTAGTCATGGAGGGCATCTGACACACGGGTTTAAAATGAATTTTTCGGGCAGGTTCTACAATGTTATTCATTATGGAGTCAGTCCCAAAGATGAAAGAATCGACTACGACAGCCTTGAAACAGCGGTAAAAGAGCATCGACCTAGGATGTTGGTTGCTGGGGCTTCAGCTTATCCTGTCATTATTGATTTCCCGAGATTAAAAGCTATCGCAGACTCCGTAGGTGCCTATCTCATGGTCGATATGGCTCATATAGCAGGACTTGTTGCCACAGGCCTTCATCCTTCTCCAATCCCCTATGCGGACTTCGTTACGACAACTACACATAAGACATTACGTGGACCACGGGGAGGAGTGATTTTCTGTAAAGCAAAATATGCGAAGGAAATCGACAGCCAAATTTTCCCAGGTATTCAAGGCGGTCCCCTTGTTCATGTCATTGCGGCTAAAGCGGTATGTTTTCACGAAGCTCTCCAGGATTCGTTTGTTGAATACCAGAAACAGGTGCTCAAAAACGCGAAAGCCCTTGCAGAAGGCATGAAGAAAAATGGTTACCGCCTTATAGCTGGAGGAACAGAAAATCATCTTATGCTTGTTGACTTGAGACCTATGGGTATCACAGGTAAAGAAGCACAGGATATCCTCGATCGCGTAGGGATTACTGTTAATAAAAATACTTTACCTTTTGACACAATACCTCCCTACCAAGGAGGAGGGATCCGTATAGGTTCTCCAGCTGTAACTACTCGTGGGATGAAAGAAAACGAAATGTTTGATATCGCTTCATGGATTCACCAGGCTTTGACACACCGCAATGATCCTCAAACCCTTGAAAAAATAAGGCAATCGGTTCTAGAACTGACCAGCAGTTTTCCACTCCCTTTTGATAAATAA
- the ribH gene encoding 6,7-dimethyl-8-ribityllumazine synthase has protein sequence MEQKGPFRFGIIVSSYNKEYTSRMVESALSVLKGNTVDVVWVPGSFEIPLQAQRLAKKKIYDCILCFGIVWQGKTAHATEILRACTDALMRIGLENDVPVIHEILSVSNESQAKARTSGRLDRGAEGARTALQMASLNYNHDNGSKE, from the coding sequence ATGGAGCAAAAAGGACCATTTCGATTTGGAATCATTGTCAGTTCTTACAACAAGGAATATACAAGCCGGATGGTAGAATCCGCCCTGAGTGTATTGAAGGGAAACACGGTTGATGTCGTTTGGGTTCCCGGCTCTTTTGAAATCCCCCTTCAAGCTCAAAGATTAGCCAAGAAAAAGATCTATGACTGTATTCTCTGTTTTGGAATCGTATGGCAAGGAAAGACCGCTCATGCCACTGAAATACTTCGTGCTTGTACGGATGCTCTCATGAGGATTGGCCTTGAAAACGATGTTCCGGTTATCCATGAAATTCTGTCTGTTAGCAATGAATCCCAAGCCAAGGCCCGTACATCAGGCAGGCTTGATCGAGGCGCAGAAGGGGCTAGAACAGCACTCCAAATGGCCTCGTTGAATTATAATCATGATAATGGATCAAAAGAGTAA